A DNA window from Porites lutea chromosome 6, jaPorLute2.1, whole genome shotgun sequence contains the following coding sequences:
- the LOC140941397 gene encoding collagen triple helix repeat-containing protein 1-like, giving the protein MKEGNLFVWCLLFLSMSSTAFAKNSNTCLQGSPGLPGRNGVNGHNGSPGRDGRDGAKGEKGVAGAPGSRGAKGEMGASGTDTDHRNWKQCAWKNNDDRDIGLIKDCQFTKTKDDTALRVVYQGNLYLGSCGNCCKRWFITFNGAECSGPMPIDAVLWIRNKDQDNHRAGFIEGYCNNIHKGKIRVGINIGNCAGYGNSNGYTGWNSVSRLIMEEVPRSQ; this is encoded by the exons ATGAAAGAAGGAAATCTATTTGTTTGGTGTCTACTTTTTCTGTCGATGTCGTCCACCGCTTTCGCTAAG AACTCAAACACGTGCTTGCAAGGATCCCCTGGCCTCCCCGGACGTAACGGAGTAAATGGACACAATGGGTCACCAGGCCGCGACGGCCGAGATGGTGCTAAAGGTGAAAAGGGTGTGGCAGGCGCCCCTGGATCACGTGGTGCGAAGGGAGAAATGGGAGCAAGTGGAACAGACACTGATCACCGGAACTGGAAACAATGCGCGTGGAAGAACAACGACGATCGTGACATTGGACTGATCAAG GATTGTCAGTTCACTAAAACCAAGGATGACACTGCTCTTCGTGTTGTTTACCAAGGTAACTTATATTTGGGCAGCTGTGGCAACTGCTGCAAGAGATGGTTCATCACTTTCAATGGAGCCGAGTGCAGTGGTCCCATGCCTATCGACGCGGTGCTGTGGATCCGAAATAAAGACCAAGACAACCACAGAGCCGGGTTCATTGAGGGCTACTGTAACAACATACACAAGGGCAAAATCCGAGTTGGAATCAACATTGGAAACTGTGCAGGATATGGAAACTCCAATGGTTACACAGGCTGGAATTCAGTGTCACGTTTGATCATGGAAGAAGTTCCTCGGTCCCAGTAA
- the LOC140942055 gene encoding collagen triple helix repeat-containing protein 1-like, translated as MVYSPFQGVAGTPGSRGMKRGKGPSGTSADHRNLKQSVWKNADGRDIGLIKDCQFTKTKDDTALRVTFQGNLYLGGWSHCCKRWFITFNGAECSGPMPIDAVKFIRHSSQNNQRPEFIEGYCNNIHMGKIRVGINIGYCAGFGNSDGYTGRNSVSRLIIEEVPRSQLQKRKLT; from the exons ATGGTCTATTCACCATTTCAg GGCGTGGCGGGTACCCCTGGATCACGTGGTATGAAAAGAGGAAAGGGACCAAGTGGAACAAGCGCGGATCACAGGAACTTGAAACAATCTGTGTGGAAGAACGCTGATGGCCGTGACATTGGTTTGATCAA GGATTGTCAGTTCACTAAAACCAAGGATGACACTGCCCTCCGCGTTACTTTTCAGGGAAACCTGTATTTGGGAGGGTGGAGTCACTGCTGCAAGAGATGGTTCATCACTTTCAATGGAGCCGAGTGCAGTGGTCCCATGCCTATTGACGCAGTGAAGTTTATCAGACATAGTTCGCAAAACAACCAAAGACCCGAGTTCATTGAGGGCTACTGTAACAACATACACATGGGCAAAATCCGAGTTGGAATCAACATTGGATATTGCGCCGGGTTTGGAAACTCCGATGGCTACACAGGCCGGAATTCGGTGTCCCGTTTGATCATTGAAGAAGTTCCTCGGTCCCagttacaaaaaagaaagctcACGTGA